The following DNA comes from Nymphalis io chromosome 12, ilAglIoxx1.1, whole genome shotgun sequence.
atcgttaaggaacgcttgtgtgctaaaggatattacacatccgatgactttttaaatgattgcacaccctgggaatgaaacgatcgcctccaggttatctcaaattaaaaaaaaaggtatatataatttggctagtattgtatatgtattgcacttcttataaagaaatgaaataataaaatataaaaaaaaacctgccgagtttctttcgccggttcttctcaggtctgaggtgtttatttccgaaccggtggtagatttatgtcaatcaataagaaagtgtaacacttctatattgaataaagatttttgactttgattaaTAGTAACCCAAAAAAATTAAGTCATATTCATTGATAGTTCAGGCTTGAGAGGTCAAATTTACCATCGATTGATTGTAAAAATACcaactatattaatttaagtattctTCAGAACCTATTTATTCTCTTCTGTACTGTGAGTTATATAGTTCAAAAGTGCCATCAAACTTGGAGGAAATGTTTGAGATCTTGGGATTGCATACTAAGAAATTATGATCATCAGAAAATCTAACAATTTATTACCTGTACAACAATCCATCGATGTACTTTATACTTGATTGGTCAGATAACTTTTtagaataaaatcttttatctgagatgacaaattaaatactattttatattaggtATTGATTATattgtagtatatatttattagtattttataacatatttattttctatattattattatattcacaattaaatatatggGGAACACAGTGGACAGtggaaacttatttttttataaaaatacaataaatatgaatactatATTGACATAAGCTGAAGAAAAATTTAGTGCTATAACTagacaaaagaaataatttttgtcTACATAATATTGAAGAGCTAATAAAATCTAAGGGTTTCAATGATAATTCAttcaaaaaacaatatcaaaataattaaacattaatagaaattatttattggatGATGGTAGTTAATGAGGATGACAACGAAATGTCTGGAaagaattaatattaagcatttacctaataaaatataaaaagtatttgtttatttatatatgtgctGATAGTGCACTACCACAAATGCAAAAACCTCTCCAagcttttaaaatgtattgcaAAAATTGATGTtagtaatgtaaatttatttagactgtaatgaataagtaataaattcaattaatgtaCAAACAGCATAAACTGTTAATCATACCTGTATTTTGTCAGAATCATCGCTTAAAGTTTCTCTTATGTCATTATCTTCTATGTCAGATGTTGAATTTTCCATTTCATCACCTTCCTCCTCAGTCTGTCCGTTAATTTTCTGTTCTTTGTTTTTACATGGACTCTCCTGCCTTTCTTCATCTTCTTCAGCATCAGAGATATCAATGTCATTATCCAAAGCCATATTGGCAATATTCTCTTTATGTTTTTTACTGTTCTCATGATtttcaaatgaatttatatttttgaatagctTATTACAAGCTGTACAGTACAAATTCTTGATAGCTGATTTACTTTTAGCTGATGATTTTGTTGCCCTTGAAGTTTCACTCACctgaaaattataatgtatttcaaaatttcattttaattacattttatttaataaaatataaaaatacaattagtatgtaattgtaattccttcttttttattatttgtaataaaatgttaatttaataatattaatataaatcattaataaaataattttgctctagtcaaaaataaatacaatgttattaaattacttcTTCAGTTTTTGAACTTTCTTCATTGCTGCTTTCCATTCCTCCCTCACTAATAGTGTCATCATCTGAGGATAATCCAAATTCTTCTGCCAACAATGACTCAATTTCACTAAGTTTCTTTTGGTAATCctcattttgaagaaatgaagACTCTCCTTCTTTCTTTTTAGCTTCTTCTATTTCTTTCTGTCTTTGTATTATTCTTTCTTTTCTAACTTGCTCCGCCTGTAAGTAAATCACAATATATACCATAAAGAACAAGtaagcaaatataaaattgcACTTGATTGTTTTGAGCAATGTGagcaatgaaatttaattaattaagaatgttaaaatgtatattacttttattccaAAATGGAGAACtttgttatgtataatatgattaGGATATATTAAATACCATATTAAAAGCTTTctatattaccttttttttattttcttcagcCTTTTCTTGAAGCTGTCTGGTATGTTCAATAACACGCTTATCCTTTCTGCGAACAAAACTCACTAGCCTTCTGATCTCCTCATTTCTTTCCTTGCGAGCCTTCtgccttattttattattttccttttccATCAACTTGATAACTCGACGGTTATCACCTTGAGATATTTCATATTGGTCTAACCAAACATAACCTGGATAAAGGATAAAGACAAGAGTGAAAAAAATGTCTACATCGTCTTGTTTTTGTCAAAGCTATtacatattaacaaatatttaaagatgtggagtttcttttaaatctatatttcaAAGATTATTCATACTTTTATTAGTGGAGAAAGCCATCCAATAAGCATAGAATTCATGCACATCTTCGTAAGGAGTTTCTGAGTTTCCAAATTTTGGAATTTTGTCAACATCTTCTGGATCATCCAGAAAATTTGCTTCCTCAGATACCAATTTGGAGAATacctttaacataaataattatttaatcataagacaaaaatatttaaaataaatttaataaaaaaaagtatgtgtaattataatttaaataaataattaaaatgccaTACATACCTCAGAATAAATTCCATAGAAACCTTGGGGATCATCACCAAAGCCTTTATAACAGGACGGACTAAAGTAAGGGTAAACATCAAGACTATCATCATTATAGGAACTGCCTGCACCACGCAATAATTGCTCTCGGTGGTTGTCGTACCTGaagattcaatttaataaatttacaatcttTGGTATCCAAATCCACTATCCTAATATtctacataaacaaataagttTACTGacaaagaattaaatatataaataatgattttaataataccaTGCTCTTTCTTGAGGGTCGGAGAGTACTTCATAGGCATTTTGTACTATTTGAAATTGCTCTTTTGCCTCTTGCAAATTGTCTAAATTTTTATCGGGGTGCCACTGCAGTGCAAGACGTCgataagctttttttatttctgatgCGCTTGCCTCCCGCGTAACGCACAAAACTTCGTAGTGGCACTTCATTCTTCAAACATTATAAGCTTTCTTccaaaatattatacaagtgTATCGCAGATAcaattttcgtaaaaaaataaaataacctgaCGAGCGGCTTTTCACTTATCATAAGAAAATcgatttaatataactttattatgtaACTAAATAATAGGAACTTAATGGTTTACAATGAAAAAACagttgattaatttatattatacaaatattattgtgaaataataatGATCGATGTCCATTAACATGACTCCATGCTCCTTTTTTTTCGCTCATAACATATGTGTTGGTATATGTTAGAAGGAAAATTACCACTGATTGAAATTGTCAAATATACATTTGTCAATTATTTaagaacaataatatattatatttatacaagtttctataaaaatataaaataaataaatgagagttgttgtaatatgtattaaaatttcatgaaaaaatcgcatattaaatttcttaatctatgttttatttttagtaaatttgttCAAGCTTTTGCATTTTGGGGAAAAGCAAGGTTATGGTAACATCGTAACGTCAAACAACTGTTTCCGGTTACGTTTGGTTAATGCTAGTATGAATAAATTTgtcaattaaaatgaatacttttatttgtaataatttcaatttatttagatCTTTTTGGAATCGATTCTTACTCGAAATTTTAGATCATGTTATTACTTgggttattgttaattttaacttaaataatgccattcattatataatattttatatactattgcaTGCTTAAGTATCCCATCCCATCATATCGACATAAACGGTGAAGGATGATCGATAAAATAGGtactatgtttatttttaaatgaatacgaGGTCTCACTTAAAAAGCGTACAGAAAGAGCTTTATGACTActcattgaataaaaataaataaaaataaagcagtattttttttaaattaatgtatatattacaaaaaaaatatttgttatatcagAGTATCAAATTTGATAAGTGGCCGTTGGTTCCATCGCGATGATGATTTTCTCCAAAAGATACTTTCCCTTCCGTCTCCCTGTGGAATGTAAGtgtagaaaatttatttaaaaaattgttttaattttatttattagtgttcatataataaagtaaaagctAGTGATgagctttaataaatataatatgctaagtattattaataaaatttaacgtaaAACTTTGTATTCACCTGAAAAAAAATGAacatgtaattgttttttttttcactagaAACGCATCTTaacattataacataattatacgTCAATTTCTTAAtctaataatgataacaattaggaaattattatgttaacaaTGTTGATCCAATTTAAAGCATAATTTAATCGGAGCTGCTTGATGATTCAGATTCATCTTTTTCTAAGTTTTTAAATGTCACCTCCTGCAgaaataaatgtgtataaaattacatttatatttattaaacttgtaATTTATTGTACCAATGCAGATTTTCAtgcgacacatgcaggtgttctaacgatatttttcttcatcaCTGAACTCAATGTCAAACAAAAAACcgattcattaatataaatgagatACTTCTTCTAATTTGCACAtggttttgtattatataaaatataatacaatatgtatattatgtaaatatgttaactGGTTAGTTAGTACGGTTCTAAAGATATAAAGACATGGCGTAGTAATATGGCTTACCCTTTGTGTAAGAAcccctaaaataataaatgagtgGCTCAATGACGTCATCGTCATTTCGTCAACTTTTTTGCCGATTTTGTACTTATATCGTAAAGTACTCTGTAGTATTTcagtttactaaaatattatcttacaaTTTCTGGCTCCAGATCACGTAATGGCTGCGCTGATTCTGTAGCACGAGATGTAGACGCTGGTGGTGGAGGCTTAATGAGCTTTACTTGAGGTTCAAGCCACTCTTCGTAAAGATCTTTACGAGGTCCAAGCGGAAGGTCTGGTGACGTACGGCAGTTATCTATTATCCATTTTTGTTCGCGAACTGATGGTGATCTGTTTTTAAAGTTGTAACGTAAATTACTTGAATTATGTATTCGTTATTTGTACAATATTGTGTTTCAgtaatggtttttttatttttttattaccacgTGTTAAAcgcaaaaatatactttttataaatgaatgaaaactttttggattatttgaaatt
Coding sequences within:
- the LOC126772334 gene encoding dnaJ homolog subfamily C member 21 — translated: MKCHYEVLCVTREASASEIKKAYRRLALQWHPDKNLDNLQEAKEQFQIVQNAYEVLSDPQERAWYDNHREQLLRGAGSSYNDDSLDVYPYFSPSCYKGFGDDPQGFYGIYSEVFSKLVSEEANFLDDPEDVDKIPKFGNSETPYEDVHEFYAYWMAFSTNKSYVWLDQYEISQGDNRRVIKLMEKENNKIRQKARKERNEEIRRLVSFVRRKDKRVIEHTRQLQEKAEENKKKAEQVRKERIIQRQKEIEEAKKKEGESSFLQNEDYQKKLSEIESLLAEEFGLSSDDDTISEGGMESSNEESSKTEEVSETSRATKSSAKSKSAIKNLYCTACNKLFKNINSFENHENSKKHKENIANMALDNDIDISDAEEDEERQESPCKNKEQKINGQTEEEGDEMENSTSDIEDNDIRETLSDDSDKIQALPKSQKKKKNKKKSFIPMPESEGNDSHDEMSFNEIEGPSRSRKAKKFNMLKSQIQAKKEANLKKGSQSQTSTENLYEVSSTTPTDDALGEVGLPRDRPSLPKTQRNIKPKKLVERKPVRTKASETEDSSSALNLRCVVCQADFQSKNKLFDHLKKTGHSIPLPHTSITQKKGKRGNR